GAGATCGAGGATCCGGACGTGGTCGTCAAGCGACCAGTCGGCGATGCTGAGAAAATCGCGTTTCATGGAGCCAATGGTAGCTAAAAATCAGGCGAGAGTCAATGGCCGAGTTCGGCCCGGAGCGAATCGAGGTTGAGCGGCCGGGTATACATCACGAGGTTGCCGTCGGGGTCGCGCGGCCACTTCTCTTTCGGACGGTCCGCATAGACCTCGATGCCGTTCTGGTCCGGGTCCCGCAGGTAAATTGATTCACTCACTCCATGATCGGCGGCCCCGTCGATCGGCCACGAGTGGTCGGTCAATCGTTTCAACGAGCGCGCGAGTTCCTTCCGGTTCGGCATGAGGATCGCGAGGTGGTAGAGCCCCGAGCT
This sequence is a window from Bacteroidota bacterium. Protein-coding genes within it:
- a CDS encoding VOC family protein, giving the protein MTGESRPIDPGASIGHVHLKVSDLERSVKFYTEILGFEVTTRMGRSAAFLSAGGYHHHLALNTWDSEGGPPPPAGSSGLYHLAILMPNRKELARSLKRLTDHSWPIDGAADHGVSESIYLRDPDQNGIEVYADRPKEKWPRDPDGNLVMYTRPLNLDSLRAELGH